One window of Paenibacillus albicereus genomic DNA carries:
- the metK gene encoding methionine adenosyltransferase, with product MSLKGRHLFTSESVTEGHPDKICDQISDAVLDAFLEVDPHARVACEVSVATGLVLVIGEISSRADYVDISAIARRTIKEIGYTRAKYGFDSTTCAVLTSLNEQSADIAQGVNAAIETREGKDVHQENEDIGAGDQGLMFGFATNETPELMPLPIALSHRIARRLAEVRKDGTLDYLRPDGKTQVTIEYDENGKPVRVDTIVVSTQHDEKATLEQIQKDIREHVIAPAVPAEWLDAETKYFINPTGRFVIGGPQGDAGLTGRKIIVDTYGGYARHGGGAFSGKDPTKVDRSAAYAARYVAKNIVAAGLADKCEIQLAYAIGVANPVSINVDTYGTGKVAEEKLVELIRANFDLRPAGIIKMLDLRRPIYGKTAAYGHFGRTDVDLPWERVDKASLLKQEALV from the coding sequence TTGTCCCTTAAAGGAAGACACCTGTTTACTTCGGAATCCGTAACGGAAGGCCATCCCGATAAAATATGCGACCAGATTTCTGACGCAGTTCTCGACGCTTTCCTTGAAGTGGATCCCCATGCCCGCGTAGCTTGCGAGGTATCCGTCGCGACCGGTCTCGTGCTCGTCATCGGCGAGATCAGCAGCCGTGCGGACTACGTCGACATCTCCGCGATCGCGCGCCGCACGATCAAGGAAATCGGCTACACCCGCGCCAAGTATGGCTTCGACTCCACGACCTGCGCCGTGCTGACCTCGCTCAACGAGCAGTCGGCCGACATCGCTCAAGGCGTCAACGCTGCGATCGAGACGCGCGAAGGCAAGGATGTCCATCAAGAGAACGAAGACATCGGCGCCGGCGACCAAGGCCTCATGTTCGGCTTCGCGACGAACGAGACGCCGGAGCTCATGCCGCTTCCGATCGCGCTGTCGCACCGCATCGCCCGTCGTCTGGCCGAAGTGCGCAAGGACGGCACGCTGGACTACCTTCGTCCGGACGGCAAGACGCAAGTCACGATCGAGTACGACGAGAACGGCAAGCCGGTTCGCGTCGATACGATCGTCGTGTCCACGCAGCATGACGAAAAGGCGACGCTGGAGCAGATACAGAAGGACATCCGCGAGCATGTCATCGCTCCTGCCGTTCCGGCGGAGTGGCTCGACGCCGAAACGAAATACTTCATCAACCCGACCGGCCGCTTCGTCATTGGCGGACCGCAAGGCGACGCAGGCCTGACCGGCCGCAAGATCATCGTCGACACCTACGGCGGCTACGCTCGCCATGGCGGCGGCGCGTTCTCCGGCAAGGATCCGACGAAGGTCGACCGTTCTGCCGCTTACGCAGCCCGCTACGTAGCCAAGAACATCGTGGCCGCTGGCCTCGCCGATAAGTGCGAGATCCAGCTGGCCTACGCGATCGGCGTGGCCAATCCGGTCTCGATCAACGTCGACACGTACGGCACGGGCAAAGTAGCCGAGGAGAAGCTCGTCGAGCTCATCCGCGCCAACTTCGACCTGCGTCCGGCCGGCATCATCAAGATGCTGGACCTGCGTCGCCCGATCTACGGCAAGACTGCCGCTTACGGACACTTCGGCCGTACGGACGTGGATCTTCCGTGGGAGCGCGTGGACAAGGCTTCCCTGCTCAAGCAGGAAGCACTGGTCTAA
- a CDS encoding alpha/beta-type small acid-soluble spore protein has translation MAKSNRVVVPACKEMLNQMKYEIAGELGLYAAPAPGSADTEFAGELGAAGHASSYGTVHWKSLATRQAGSIGGEMTKRLVAKAEQSMLGL, from the coding sequence ATGGCAAAATCGAACCGCGTCGTCGTCCCTGCATGCAAAGAAATGCTCAATCAGATGAAATATGAAATTGCCGGAGAACTGGGCTTGTATGCGGCTCCGGCTCCGGGCTCGGCCGATACGGAATTTGCCGGTGAGCTTGGGGCAGCCGGACACGCGTCCAGCTATGGCACGGTCCACTGGAAATCGCTTGCGACCCGTCAAGCCGGCTCGATCGGCGGCGAAATGACGAAGCGTCTGGTCGCGAAAGCCGAGCAATCGATGCTCGGGCTATAA
- a CDS encoding S-layer homology domain-containing protein, with amino-acid sequence MKKSLSLVVTGALVTSVFASSAFAAELSPQQKFDALKQAGILSGYPDGTAGLTKNITRAEFSKVLVLLNGLTQDAAAANYKDVSATHWAKGFIGAGTKAGYLNGLGNNLFGPSQSLTVEQVAKTLVIAAGLQPKADGAVSGAVSAWAKGYVAAAIDAGLIDSAASYKVAATRGQVVEAIYDLSDAAVSVKSAVAVDATNIEVTFSDNQVVKQTLTTALEVGKETTVAVSYNGKSYDVKVTLQAVKATEAAQSGAKAITVKFNRALTATEKTYMDGGYTLKSNLSTFPVTAKYADDNKSVVLSAVYLPVGDYTLTVKGSDTPFSVKVAASAATKIDVTAPALQLADNVDLGVKVLNQFGEDVTATNSTYVQAYNTTQPSKTITVSAGKVNLKTSGANPNDKIAVTAVAPSTGLSVSKTLNVVTGSTATVLDLGEVQPLAGKSRISAGETGLIIPLTLKDANGQAITLTAGDINFKDGVAANVYSNYKDKDGLFFYNSDNRVVEKITVDSKGVLKFTAKAAGSTTLTISNPSAGISKSIIINVAGAAVVKDFQIGAPSSLVVAGEEVVFPFVASDSFGGEIKGTALDLSQLEFNANYLEANYPKVNAKGELVLKFTQEGYTYIVARGKTSVSAPSTLSVQIQKASYTTGVNGVKDVITTLEDGAKVDFGKDNITLVDNYGRTSTAAADTYTVEVKSDVEGLLNYTGGQLVAAADKSGSATVTVKSKTANAESYAFTVDVVESSAVKSYEIKSVGTAYADKDARAAYAKTVTLTGKTSAGVTVALASSAPAFVSSSDITVAGVSGNKVVGKKAGKATITAYVGNSAVATQEVTVSEDAPVAKTVEFGKSEYEFTGSTTVSVKVKDQYGVEVAPVGYFSSSNTDIATVNQEGAVTGKKKGTATITFVTNTGVTATTTVVVN; translated from the coding sequence ATGAAGAAAAGTTTATCCCTGGTCGTTACAGGCGCACTCGTAACTTCCGTATTCGCAAGCTCCGCTTTCGCGGCTGAACTGTCCCCGCAACAGAAATTCGATGCTCTGAAGCAAGCTGGAATCCTGTCTGGCTATCCGGACGGTACGGCTGGCCTGACGAAGAACATCACGCGCGCTGAGTTCTCCAAAGTTCTCGTACTGCTCAACGGCCTGACGCAAGACGCCGCTGCAGCAAACTACAAGGACGTATCGGCAACTCACTGGGCTAAAGGCTTCATCGGCGCTGGCACGAAAGCCGGCTACCTGAACGGCCTCGGCAACAACCTGTTCGGACCTTCCCAGTCCCTGACGGTTGAGCAAGTTGCGAAAACGCTCGTTATCGCAGCTGGCCTGCAGCCTAAAGCTGACGGCGCCGTATCCGGAGCAGTAAGCGCTTGGGCAAAAGGCTACGTAGCAGCCGCTATCGACGCTGGCCTCATCGATTCCGCTGCTTCCTACAAAGTAGCCGCTACCCGCGGTCAAGTTGTTGAAGCAATCTACGATCTGTCGGATGCAGCTGTATCCGTCAAGTCCGCTGTTGCTGTCGACGCTACGAACATCGAGGTTACTTTCTCCGACAACCAAGTCGTGAAGCAAACGCTGACGACGGCACTGGAAGTCGGTAAAGAAACGACGGTTGCGGTTTCCTACAACGGCAAATCGTACGATGTGAAAGTGACGCTGCAAGCCGTTAAAGCTACGGAAGCGGCTCAATCCGGCGCGAAAGCGATCACGGTTAAATTCAACCGAGCGCTGACGGCTACTGAAAAAACGTACATGGATGGCGGCTATACGCTGAAATCCAACCTGTCTACGTTCCCTGTAACGGCTAAATACGCTGACGACAACAAATCCGTTGTCCTGTCTGCTGTATACCTGCCTGTAGGCGACTACACGCTGACGGTTAAAGGCTCGGACACTCCGTTCTCGGTTAAAGTCGCTGCAAGCGCAGCTACAAAAATCGACGTTACGGCCCCTGCTCTTCAACTGGCGGACAACGTAGACCTGGGCGTAAAAGTTCTTAACCAATTCGGTGAAGACGTAACGGCTACAAACAGCACATACGTTCAAGCCTACAACACGACACAACCTTCGAAAACGATCACGGTTTCTGCTGGCAAGGTGAACCTCAAAACTTCCGGCGCTAACCCGAACGACAAGATTGCCGTAACGGCTGTTGCTCCATCCACTGGCCTCAGCGTTTCTAAAACGCTGAACGTCGTAACGGGCTCCACGGCTACGGTTCTTGACCTGGGCGAAGTTCAGCCGCTGGCTGGCAAATCCCGCATCTCCGCTGGCGAAACGGGCCTCATCATCCCGCTGACGCTGAAAGATGCTAACGGCCAAGCAATTACGCTGACGGCTGGCGACATCAACTTCAAAGACGGCGTAGCTGCTAACGTATACAGCAACTACAAAGACAAAGACGGTCTGTTCTTCTACAACAGCGACAACCGCGTTGTTGAGAAAATCACCGTTGACAGCAAAGGCGTACTGAAATTCACGGCGAAAGCTGCTGGATCCACGACGCTGACGATCAGCAACCCAAGCGCGGGCATCTCCAAGTCCATCATCATTAACGTTGCTGGCGCTGCTGTCGTGAAAGATTTCCAAATCGGCGCTCCTAGCTCCCTCGTGGTAGCGGGCGAAGAAGTGGTCTTCCCGTTCGTAGCTTCCGACTCCTTCGGTGGCGAGATCAAAGGTACGGCTCTTGACCTGAGCCAACTGGAATTCAACGCCAACTACCTGGAAGCAAACTACCCGAAAGTGAATGCTAAAGGCGAACTCGTCCTGAAGTTCACGCAAGAAGGCTACACGTACATCGTGGCACGCGGTAAAACGAGCGTTTCCGCTCCTTCCACGCTGTCTGTACAGATTCAAAAAGCATCTTACACGACCGGCGTGAACGGCGTTAAAGATGTCATCACGACTCTCGAAGATGGCGCCAAAGTCGACTTCGGCAAAGACAACATCACGCTGGTTGATAACTACGGCCGCACTTCCACGGCTGCAGCTGATACCTATACGGTTGAAGTCAAATCCGATGTTGAAGGCCTGCTGAACTACACGGGCGGTCAACTGGTCGCTGCAGCTGACAAGTCTGGCTCTGCAACGGTGACGGTTAAGTCCAAGACGGCTAACGCTGAGTCCTACGCGTTCACCGTTGATGTAGTAGAGTCCAGTGCTGTTAAATCGTACGAGATCAAATCTGTCGGTACGGCTTACGCAGACAAAGACGCTCGTGCTGCATATGCGAAGACGGTTACCCTGACCGGTAAAACGTCCGCAGGCGTTACGGTTGCTCTGGCATCCTCCGCTCCTGCCTTCGTATCCAGCTCGGACATCACGGTTGCTGGAGTGAGCGGCAACAAAGTGGTAGGTAAAAAAGCAGGTAAAGCTACGATTACGGCTTACGTTGGCAACTCTGCTGTTGCAACGCAAGAAGTGACGGTTTCCGAAGACGCACCGGTTGCAAAAACGGTTGAATTCGGTAAATCCGAGTACGAGTTCACTGGTTCCACTACGGTATCCGTGAAGGTCAAAGACCAATACGGTGTTGAAGTAGCTCCAGTCGGATACTTCTCTTCTTCCAACACGGACATCGCTACCGTTAATCAAGAAGGCGCTGTTACGGGCAAGAAAAAAGGAACGGCTACGATCACGTTCGTAACGAACACGGGCGTAACCGCTACGACGACGGTTGTTGTCAACTAA
- a CDS encoding S-layer homology domain-containing protein: MFKRLSAMVLMLALVVQLLPVLPARTADAAATGYFTFPKETSSSLNPRVTTNGRVNLEGSVSNIDPSSITYSVIQIVNNNNTEDPADDQTGSKTENVKGGIYLTGYNLAANNVQLYSGLNRITFKGLQGGAEVSTSIYIMYHDGPVFYNLAARLDGNAFPMKENATTVVSSGASRGRTSADIAITGNAPNAQKVTIEVNGGSRTYNVSATNNYEFTLSPLTVKKGKNLVTIKVTNNNQTVETTREIAFYNGEVTFYDLNLNELDSGAIKNSAALEYSPDFGTSKAGTPSDLSVTGTVIVPNNKKVVNGVTVPNPDPTQPIQITPRLDGTAAAPVNAIPTVSAGGYSPEDPFFIYKVDIKLSQLTTAASYAYDKAYFLTLETLNTVANESQGVYNLKFTLRNSTAPFISEINYIPNYKTTQDRNNESKPLTGVNIYDTPLAVEVLIGNSSDTTSPLSVSKITDINGKETTYTSTNQPIDDSQTYTTTVTKTVNGVNKTFVRKLIVFTKLPYEGTQTVTFQYDNNASISGAVTFNMLFGPFLKYDSIYDTMKIDYDSTKATQLDTIVADKFKNFSATLTNLNDLSDVRYAPSGDGKPQTMFFYINNAPIAIEQNGAINSFKATTVGLAAAKEIMKSAGAFNLKFVYKGSKNNYENSITIFLNQVNLPVIPVEADSIYPYSSDMPAPLANDPNFPKSGSVFTTKEPYMNVHGTFDFIDLGTSIEAATTAITSNTIDKSKFILKIEGSNMTAPIVWTLAKELRVIDTGLPKDQQSVGTINTGSTLPEIPKQGERVPKLVVTYDLKTQTFSWVLSNQYLSKDGTSSVYNFYVYNNGEAGARASYRLEVDPTALPYKILRPLNSKRIVNQNFVEVVIDAPSAKTVTVNKLNGEKIAYDADNDGTVDYTTAYRVVISGLKAGKNDLKFTIANDNDSINGTITVTYAPTNIPGAGFMEEMKSSHKLFEGELQLTFPKSTTLIRRDYNVPEKLKNQVFTGHRLLFGIANPADGVVDRHEFEVPPANFDLILESLGNMFENTFSSNFNKAGKVFWIDAGMADNPQTDSINDPLTYGIDPYQYPTADLPSYVDRPINRELIASKEAKLTLSYDSNIVDANGTFITVFHFDPKKPEWVNLGGVVDTKKNTVTVPFREFGYYVVGQLKYSYLDITSHPYARNYLEAMYAKGFMNAAGLDEFGSSLYTSRGEFATMMVKALGAQLNYNTDPSKRLFNDVGVESTALWDYRYIETAFNEGYIRGKAPKTFEPTSNLTREDAAVILARALKLKLETDPAKIEKALQKAFKDYSGIDYYARASVLAIYQKGYIQGSPVDSSNPKNGYVFEPKANLLRSDSGIILGKVLVGLKRLPKIN, encoded by the coding sequence GTGTTCAAACGACTCAGCGCCATGGTCCTTATGCTGGCCCTCGTGGTCCAGCTGCTGCCGGTACTGCCGGCCCGGACGGCCGATGCGGCCGCGACCGGCTATTTCACATTCCCCAAAGAGACGAGCAGCTCGCTCAATCCCCGGGTGACGACGAACGGCCGGGTCAATCTGGAGGGCTCGGTCAGCAACATCGATCCGTCGAGCATCACGTACAGCGTCATCCAGATCGTCAACAACAACAATACGGAAGACCCGGCCGACGACCAGACCGGATCCAAGACCGAAAACGTCAAGGGCGGCATCTACCTTACCGGCTACAACCTGGCGGCGAACAACGTGCAGCTGTACTCCGGCCTGAACCGAATCACGTTCAAGGGGCTGCAAGGCGGCGCGGAAGTGTCGACCTCCATTTATATCATGTATCATGACGGTCCGGTGTTCTACAACCTGGCCGCACGCCTGGACGGCAACGCGTTCCCGATGAAGGAGAATGCGACGACCGTCGTCTCCTCCGGCGCCTCGCGCGGCCGGACTTCGGCCGATATCGCCATCACCGGCAACGCGCCCAACGCGCAGAAGGTGACGATCGAGGTGAACGGCGGAAGCCGCACCTACAACGTCTCCGCGACGAACAACTACGAGTTCACGCTTTCGCCTTTGACCGTCAAGAAAGGCAAGAACCTCGTGACGATCAAGGTGACGAACAACAACCAGACCGTCGAGACGACGCGAGAGATCGCGTTCTACAACGGCGAAGTGACGTTCTATGACCTGAACCTGAACGAACTGGACAGCGGGGCGATCAAGAACAGCGCCGCTCTGGAGTACTCGCCCGACTTCGGGACGAGCAAGGCCGGCACGCCTTCGGACCTCAGCGTAACCGGCACGGTCATCGTGCCGAACAACAAAAAAGTCGTGAACGGCGTGACGGTCCCGAACCCGGACCCGACGCAGCCGATCCAGATTACGCCTCGCTTGGACGGAACGGCGGCGGCGCCGGTCAATGCGATTCCGACCGTGAGCGCCGGCGGCTACAGCCCGGAGGACCCCTTCTTCATTTACAAGGTCGACATCAAGCTCAGCCAGCTGACGACGGCTGCGAGCTATGCGTACGACAAAGCCTATTTCCTGACGCTGGAGACGCTGAACACGGTAGCGAACGAGTCCCAAGGCGTGTACAACCTCAAGTTCACGCTGCGCAATTCGACGGCTCCGTTCATCAGCGAAATCAATTACATCCCGAATTATAAAACGACGCAGGACCGCAACAACGAGAGCAAGCCGCTCACCGGCGTGAATATCTACGATACGCCGCTGGCGGTCGAGGTGCTGATCGGCAACTCGTCGGACACGACTTCTCCCTTGTCCGTGTCGAAGATAACGGATATCAACGGCAAGGAAACGACGTATACTTCGACCAATCAACCGATCGATGACAGCCAGACGTATACGACAACCGTCACCAAAACGGTCAACGGCGTCAACAAGACGTTCGTGCGCAAGCTCATCGTCTTTACGAAGCTGCCGTACGAGGGCACGCAGACGGTGACGTTCCAGTATGACAACAACGCTTCAATATCGGGTGCGGTCACGTTCAACATGCTGTTCGGACCGTTCCTCAAATATGACAGCATCTACGACACGATGAAAATCGACTACGACTCAACGAAAGCAACCCAGCTGGATACGATCGTTGCAGATAAATTCAAAAATTTCTCCGCAACGTTGACCAACTTGAACGATCTCTCTGATGTCCGCTATGCTCCGTCAGGAGACGGCAAGCCTCAGACGATGTTCTTCTACATCAACAACGCGCCAATCGCTATTGAGCAGAACGGAGCGATAAATTCGTTTAAAGCGACGACAGTAGGATTAGCAGCCGCCAAGGAGATCATGAAGTCCGCTGGCGCCTTCAATCTGAAGTTCGTCTACAAGGGAAGCAAGAACAACTACGAGAACTCAATCACTATTTTCCTCAACCAAGTCAACCTGCCGGTCATTCCCGTAGAGGCGGACAGCATCTATCCGTACAGCAGCGATATGCCGGCTCCGCTGGCCAACGATCCGAACTTCCCGAAATCGGGCAGCGTGTTCACGACCAAGGAACCTTATATGAACGTGCACGGAACGTTCGACTTCATTGATTTAGGCACAAGTATTGAAGCCGCTACTACTGCAATTACCAGCAACACGATCGACAAAAGCAAATTCATCCTGAAGATCGAAGGCAGCAACATGACGGCGCCTATCGTTTGGACGCTGGCAAAGGAGCTTCGCGTCATTGATACGGGACTGCCCAAAGACCAGCAATCCGTCGGAACGATTAATACCGGCAGCACCCTCCCGGAGATTCCAAAGCAGGGTGAGCGCGTTCCCAAGCTCGTCGTCACTTATGATCTCAAGACGCAGACGTTCTCCTGGGTACTGTCCAACCAGTACCTGAGCAAGGACGGCACGTCCAGCGTGTACAACTTCTACGTCTACAACAACGGCGAAGCCGGCGCGCGCGCCAGCTACCGCCTGGAGGTCGATCCTACGGCGCTGCCGTACAAAATCCTGCGCCCGCTGAACAGCAAGCGCATCGTCAACCAGAACTTCGTCGAGGTCGTCATCGACGCGCCTAGCGCCAAGACGGTTACGGTGAACAAACTGAACGGCGAAAAAATCGCTTATGACGCCGACAACGACGGCACGGTCGACTACACGACGGCCTATCGCGTGGTCATCAGCGGCCTCAAGGCGGGCAAGAACGACTTGAAGTTCACGATCGCCAACGACAACGATTCGATCAACGGCACGATCACCGTCACTTATGCGCCGACCAACATTCCAGGCGCAGGGTTCATGGAAGAGATGAAGAGTTCGCACAAGCTGTTCGAGGGCGAGCTGCAGCTGACCTTCCCGAAATCGACGACGCTCATCCGCCGCGACTACAACGTGCCGGAGAAGCTCAAGAACCAGGTGTTCACCGGACACCGCCTGCTGTTCGGCATCGCCAATCCGGCCGATGGCGTCGTCGACCGGCATGAGTTCGAAGTGCCTCCGGCCAACTTCGACCTGATTCTCGAAAGTCTCGGCAATATGTTCGAGAACACGTTCTCATCGAATTTCAACAAGGCGGGCAAAGTGTTCTGGATTGACGCGGGCATGGCGGACAATCCGCAGACGGACAGCATCAATGATCCGTTGACGTACGGCATCGATCCTTATCAATATCCTACGGCCGATCTTCCGTCCTACGTAGATCGCCCCATTAATCGTGAGCTTATTGCTTCGAAAGAAGCCAAGCTGACGCTGTCTTACGACAGCAATATCGTCGACGCGAACGGAACATTCATTACCGTGTTCCACTTCGATCCGAAAAAGCCGGAGTGGGTGAACCTGGGCGGCGTCGTGGACACGAAGAAGAATACTGTTACGGTACCGTTCCGCGAGTTCGGTTATTATGTCGTGGGACAGTTGAAATATTCCTATCTCGACATTACGTCGCATCCTTATGCGCGCAACTACCTTGAGGCGATGTATGCCAAAGGCTTCATGAACGCGGCAGGCCTCGATGAGTTCGGATCCAGCCTGTACACGTCGCGCGGCGAGTTCGCCACGATGATGGTCAAGGCTCTCGGCGCGCAGCTCAACTACAACACCGATCCGTCAAAGCGGCTGTTCAACGACGTCGGCGTCGAGAGCACCGCGCTGTGGGACTACCGTTATATCGAGACCGCGTTCAATGAAGGCTATATCCGCGGCAAGGCGCCGAAAACCTTCGAGCCGACGAGCAACTTGACCCGCGAGGATGCGGCCGTCATCCTGGCCCGGGCCCTCAAGCTTAAGCTGGAGACAGACCCGGCCAAGATCGAGAAGGCGCTGCAAAAAGCGTTCAAGGACTACAGCGGCATCGACTACTACGCCCGTGCCTCGGTGCTGGCGATCTACCAGAAGGGCTACATCCAAGGCTCTCCGGTAGACAGCTCCAATCCGAAGAACGGCTATGTCTTCGAGCCGAAGGCGAACCTGCTTCGTTCCGACTCCGGCATCATTCTTGGAAAAGTGCTGGTCGGACTGAAGCGCTTGCCTAAAATCAATTAA
- a CDS encoding glycosyltransferase family 4 protein, whose translation MNATLLYITGFAVALVLALGLTPLVKRFAFKVGAIDKPNARKVHTRIMPRLGGLAIFLAFIGSFFVVLPFIPDGLLSAYDRNLIRAMLAGGTIIVLTGALDDRFELSAKVKLLLQLVAASVVVFGFGVKIDLLNIPFGQSMQEISGWISIPLTIFWIVGVTNAINLIDGLDGLAAGVSGIAITTILIMAFVLGFEPIILMSCLLLGGILGFLVFNFHPAKIFMGDSGSLFLGFMLATLSMIGFKQVTVVSLITPLLIIGVPIADTFFAIIRRWVNKRPIFAPDKGHLHHCLRELGFSHRKTVLIIYGVAAFFGLAAIVQSIFVQSHAANWVTFVVISLLVFFMQIGAELIGIVDKSKRPLLSLLARMRLKPDQQRGK comes from the coding sequence GTGAATGCCACATTGCTTTATATAACCGGATTTGCCGTCGCGCTTGTCCTGGCGCTCGGACTGACGCCGCTCGTCAAGCGCTTCGCCTTTAAGGTCGGCGCGATCGACAAGCCCAATGCCCGCAAGGTCCATACCCGCATCATGCCGCGTCTGGGCGGCCTTGCCATCTTCCTGGCCTTTATCGGCTCGTTCTTCGTCGTGCTGCCGTTCATTCCGGACGGCCTGCTGAGCGCGTATGACCGCAATCTGATCCGGGCCATGCTGGCGGGCGGCACGATCATCGTGCTGACCGGCGCGCTCGATGACCGATTCGAACTGTCGGCCAAGGTCAAGCTACTGCTGCAGCTTGTCGCCGCCAGCGTCGTCGTCTTCGGCTTCGGCGTCAAGATCGACCTGCTGAACATCCCGTTCGGCCAGAGCATGCAGGAGATATCGGGCTGGATCAGCATCCCGCTGACGATCTTCTGGATCGTCGGCGTGACGAACGCGATCAACCTGATCGACGGCCTAGACGGACTGGCCGCAGGCGTGTCCGGCATCGCCATCACGACGATCCTCATCATGGCGTTCGTGCTCGGCTTCGAGCCGATCATCCTGATGAGCTGCCTGCTGCTCGGCGGCATCCTCGGCTTCCTGGTATTCAACTTCCATCCGGCCAAGATTTTCATGGGAGACTCCGGCTCGCTGTTCCTCGGCTTCATGCTGGCGACGCTGTCGATGATCGGCTTCAAGCAGGTCACCGTCGTCTCCCTCATCACGCCTCTGCTCATCATCGGCGTGCCGATCGCGGACACGTTCTTCGCGATCATCCGCCGCTGGGTCAACAAGCGGCCGATCTTCGCGCCCGACAAGGGCCATCTGCACCACTGCCTGCGCGAGCTCGGCTTCAGCCATCGCAAAACGGTGCTCATCATCTACGGCGTGGCCGCTTTCTTCGGTCTCGCGGCGATCGTACAGTCGATCTTCGTGCAGTCGCATGCGGCCAACTGGGTGACGTTCGTCGTCATCAGCCTGCTTGTGTTCTTCATGCAGATCGGCGCCGAGCTGATCGGCATCGTCGACAAGTCCAAGCGGCCGCTGCTGAGCCTGCTGGCCCGCATGAGGCTCAAGCCCGATCAGCAGCGCGGCAAATAG
- a CDS encoding WecB/TagA/CpsF family glycosyltransferase: protein MEDATDATEWLESRLVPKVSIYGVPFSRMGMDETVEYLTYRIEAGRPSQIVTANPIMVMMGLEDPAFHRMLREADLVVPDGAGVVWAAGHVGQPVRERVPGFDLMHRLFLEGEERGWTAYLLGTTQEVIDEAAAKLGERYPGTRIVGTHHGFFGEKDDPEIIARIREAHPDMLFVARSATTQEPWIARYKQELGVPLVMGVGGSFDIIAGRLKRAPVFMQKLRLEWFYRLLQQPTRFRRMLVLPQFALKVIRDKEKVTKPYDLR, encoded by the coding sequence ATGGAGGACGCCACGGATGCGACCGAATGGCTGGAGAGCCGGCTCGTGCCGAAGGTATCCATCTACGGGGTGCCCTTTTCCCGCATGGGGATGGACGAGACGGTAGAATACCTTACCTATCGGATCGAAGCCGGCCGCCCTTCGCAGATCGTGACGGCCAATCCGATCATGGTCATGATGGGCTTGGAAGATCCGGCATTCCATCGGATGCTCCGCGAGGCGGATCTCGTCGTGCCGGATGGCGCCGGCGTCGTCTGGGCGGCCGGCCATGTCGGCCAGCCCGTACGGGAACGGGTGCCGGGCTTCGACCTCATGCATCGGCTCTTCCTCGAAGGGGAAGAGCGGGGATGGACGGCCTATCTGCTCGGCACGACGCAGGAGGTCATCGACGAAGCCGCGGCCAAGCTCGGGGAGAGGTACCCGGGCACCCGCATCGTCGGCACCCACCACGGATTCTTCGGCGAAAAAGACGATCCGGAGATTATCGCCCGCATCCGAGAAGCTCATCCGGATATGCTGTTCGTCGCCCGCTCGGCGACGACGCAGGAGCCCTGGATCGCCCGCTACAAGCAGGAGCTCGGCGTTCCGCTCGTCATGGGCGTAGGCGGCAGCTTCGACATCATCGCCGGCAGGCTGAAGCGGGCTCCCGTCTTCATGCAGAAGCTCCGCCTCGAATGGTTCTATCGCCTGCTGCAGCAGCCGACGCGGTTCCGGAGAATGCTCGTCTTGCCGCAATTCGCTCTAAAAGTGATCCGGGACAAGGAAAAGGTGACAAAACCCTACGATCTTCGATAA